The Sporomusaceae bacterium genome window below encodes:
- a CDS encoding flagellar motor protein MotB — MAKRRGGGGGGGGGHDAAGMMRWLLTYADLITLMMAFFVIMYAMSKADAAKFNSLKNSLAVAFRTEGSASSLIYTQQGTQAVEQAMSMDGSRETEDFQDIIRKVQANVKDQKQMAFVVDERGLTIRFLDNVLFDLGQAELRQESLAMLDAVGLALKNTPRYIRVEGHADNLPINTVQFPSNWELSAARSIAVTRYLIGKHGADPRRLASLGYGEYRPLYPNTSDENRAKNRRVDVVILRNDRSGGEISTFDPIKR; from the coding sequence ATGGCCAAAAGACGCGGCGGCGGGGGAGGCGGCGGAGGGGGTCACGATGCGGCCGGCATGATGCGCTGGCTGCTGACTTACGCTGATCTGATCACCCTGATGATGGCTTTTTTCGTCATCATGTACGCGATGAGCAAGGCGGACGCGGCCAAGTTCAATTCTCTCAAGAACTCCCTGGCGGTGGCTTTTCGTACCGAAGGCTCGGCCTCAAGCCTTATTTATACCCAGCAGGGCACCCAGGCGGTCGAGCAGGCTATGAGCATGGACGGCAGCAGGGAGACGGAAGATTTCCAGGATATCATCCGGAAAGTCCAGGCGAATGTCAAGGACCAGAAGCAGATGGCGTTCGTCGTCGACGAGCGTGGGCTGACGATCCGTTTTCTGGATAATGTGCTGTTCGATCTCGGCCAGGCCGAACTGCGCCAGGAATCGTTGGCCATGCTGGACGCGGTCGGCCTCGCGCTGAAGAATACGCCGCGCTACATAAGGGTGGAGGGTCACGCCGACAACCTGCCGATCAACACGGTGCAGTTCCCTTCCAACTGGGAGTTGTCCGCCGCCCGTTCGATCGCGGTGACGCGCTATCTCATCGGCAAGCACGGCGCCGACCCCAGACGGTTGGCTTCGCTGGGCTACGGCGAGTACCGCCCCCTGTACCCCAACACATCAGACGAGAACCGGGCCAAGAACCGCCGGGTGGATGTCGTTATTTTGC